The following proteins are encoded in a genomic region of Protaetiibacter sp. SSC-01:
- the rsmH gene encoding 16S rRNA (cytosine(1402)-N(4))-methyltransferase RsmH, with protein MNDRHVPVLLDRCVELLAPALSAPGAVVVDATLGLGGHAEALLARFDRIQLVGLDRDRHALALAGERLAPFGERVHLVHTVYDRMPEALDGLGIARVAGVLMDLGVSSMQLDEVDRGFSYSHDAPLDMRMDDTAELTAARVLAEYDEAQLRRIFWEYGDEKLAPRYARRIVEERKVAPIETSARLVAIIDAATPAAARRAGHQSKRVFQALRIEVNQELSVLERAVPAAIDCLEVGGRIVVMAYQSLEDRIVKREFQARSTSTAPRGLPVELPEHRPELTLLTRGAELASDEERARNPRATPVRLRAAERIREAA; from the coding sequence ATGAACGACCGCCACGTCCCCGTGCTCCTCGACCGCTGCGTCGAGCTCCTCGCGCCCGCGCTCAGCGCGCCGGGCGCCGTCGTCGTCGACGCGACCCTCGGCCTCGGCGGGCATGCCGAGGCGCTCCTCGCGCGCTTCGACCGCATCCAGCTCGTGGGCCTCGACCGGGACCGGCACGCCCTCGCGCTCGCGGGCGAGCGGCTCGCTCCGTTCGGCGAGCGCGTGCACCTCGTGCACACGGTCTACGACCGGATGCCGGAGGCCCTCGACGGGCTCGGCATCGCGCGCGTCGCGGGCGTGCTCATGGACCTCGGCGTCTCGTCGATGCAGCTCGACGAGGTCGACCGCGGCTTCTCGTACTCGCACGACGCGCCGCTCGACATGCGCATGGACGACACCGCCGAACTCACGGCCGCACGCGTGCTCGCCGAGTACGACGAGGCGCAGCTGCGTCGCATCTTCTGGGAGTACGGCGACGAGAAGCTCGCCCCGCGCTACGCACGCCGCATCGTCGAGGAACGCAAAGTCGCGCCCATCGAGACCTCCGCCCGGCTCGTCGCGATCATCGACGCCGCGACCCCCGCGGCGGCGCGCCGCGCGGGCCACCAGTCGAAGCGCGTCTTCCAGGCGCTGCGCATCGAGGTCAACCAGGAGCTGTCGGTGCTCGAGCGCGCCGTGCCGGCGGCGATCGACTGCCTCGAGGTCGGCGGACGCATCGTGGTGATGGCGTACCAGTCGCTCGAGGACCGCATCGTCAAGCGCGAGTTCCAGGCCCGCTCGACTTCGACGGCCCCGCGCGGGCTGCCCGTCGAGCTGCCCGAGCACCGACCCGAGCTCACGCTGCTCACCCGCGGCGCCGAGCTTGCATCCGATGAGGAGCGCGCGCGCAACCCGCGCGCCACGCCGGTGCGCCTGCGCGCCGCCGAGCGGATCCGGGAGGCCGCATGA
- a CDS encoding penicillin-binding protein 2, translating into MIEARRSRRRLAVAVLAVFAIVAVFSIRLVDIQLVRADTYREAAGSNYYSATLWGTRGSIVDANGTVLATSVDRFNITAAPINVDLEGFYRRIEVDGEKRTEHVGVMEALGEISDAVGGADVQAMFDALTADPDAPWALLVKAVDLEAFKKVKKLGIPWVYSEPQPARSYPNGAIAGNLVGLMGRDRPLSGTELQWDECLASENGQVSYTMSEDGVRMPGSEVVEQPATNGGTVHLTIDSDLQWFAQQALAEQGAAIGAEWATAFVVEVKTGKIRAAADWPAVDPNDLNSASAEDAGARSFVAPFEPGSVIKAATVASLLDAGLISRTTPFTVKSSYTVPGTGTRITDSFWHGDVNYTTAGILVNSSNIGIAQMSELMPLERRIEYLKAFGFGSQYSGADFLGESKGFVRSVSESDPVTAVAQQFGQGMTATSAQVASLYQTLANGGVRIPLTLVEGCELPDGTYTGVPDPQGTRVVSEQAADDVVTMLEGMTTQHPYASQLAVPGYRIAAKSGTAEVASGNAYGTDRIVSMAGMFPVDDPQYAVVVTFAKPVTMKTSAAAVPTFNAIIKQVIKTYRVTPSTVPAPDNPLTW; encoded by the coding sequence GTGATCGAAGCCCGCAGATCCCGTCGACGGCTCGCGGTGGCCGTGCTCGCGGTTTTCGCGATCGTCGCCGTGTTCTCGATCCGGCTCGTCGACATCCAGCTCGTGCGCGCCGACACCTACCGCGAGGCCGCCGGCTCGAACTACTACTCGGCCACCCTGTGGGGCACGCGCGGCAGCATCGTCGACGCCAACGGCACGGTGCTCGCGACGAGCGTCGACCGCTTCAACATCACGGCCGCGCCCATCAACGTCGACCTCGAGGGCTTCTACCGTCGCATCGAGGTCGACGGCGAGAAGCGCACCGAGCACGTGGGCGTCATGGAGGCACTCGGCGAGATCTCGGATGCCGTGGGCGGCGCCGACGTGCAGGCCATGTTCGACGCGCTCACCGCCGATCCGGACGCGCCCTGGGCGCTGCTCGTGAAGGCCGTCGACCTCGAGGCGTTCAAGAAGGTCAAGAAGCTCGGCATCCCGTGGGTGTACAGCGAGCCGCAGCCGGCTCGCAGCTACCCGAACGGAGCGATCGCGGGCAACCTCGTAGGCCTCATGGGACGCGATCGCCCGCTCTCGGGCACGGAGTTGCAGTGGGACGAGTGCCTCGCCTCCGAGAACGGCCAGGTCAGCTACACGATGAGCGAGGACGGCGTGCGCATGCCGGGCTCGGAGGTCGTCGAGCAGCCCGCCACGAACGGCGGCACCGTGCACCTCACGATCGACTCCGACCTGCAGTGGTTCGCGCAGCAGGCCCTCGCCGAGCAGGGCGCGGCGATCGGCGCGGAGTGGGCCACGGCCTTCGTCGTCGAGGTCAAGACCGGCAAGATCCGCGCGGCCGCCGACTGGCCTGCGGTCGACCCCAACGACCTGAACTCCGCCTCGGCGGAGGATGCGGGCGCGCGCAGCTTCGTGGCCCCGTTCGAGCCGGGCTCCGTCATCAAGGCGGCGACCGTCGCATCCCTCCTCGACGCGGGGCTCATCAGCCGCACGACGCCCTTCACCGTGAAGTCGAGCTACACCGTGCCCGGCACGGGGACGCGCATCACCGACTCCTTCTGGCACGGCGACGTCAACTACACGACGGCCGGCATCCTCGTGAACTCCTCCAACATCGGCATCGCGCAGATGTCGGAGCTCATGCCGCTCGAGCGCCGCATCGAGTACCTCAAGGCCTTCGGCTTCGGCAGCCAGTATTCCGGGGCCGACTTCCTCGGCGAGAGCAAGGGTTTCGTGCGATCCGTCTCGGAGAGCGACCCGGTGACGGCGGTCGCGCAGCAGTTCGGGCAGGGCATGACGGCGACGAGCGCGCAGGTCGCGAGCCTCTACCAGACCCTCGCGAACGGCGGCGTGCGCATCCCGCTCACGCTCGTCGAGGGATGCGAGCTGCCCGACGGCACGTACACGGGCGTTCCCGACCCGCAGGGCACGCGCGTCGTGTCGGAGCAGGCCGCCGACGACGTCGTGACGATGCTCGAGGGCATGACGACCCAGCACCCGTACGCGTCCCAGCTCGCCGTGCCGGGCTACCGCATCGCCGCCAAGTCGGGAACGGCCGAGGTGGCCTCGGGCAACGCCTACGGCACCGACCGCATCGTGTCGATGGCGGGCATGTTCCCGGTCGACGACCCGCAGTACGCCGTTGTCGTGACCTTCGCGAAGCCCGTTACGATGAAGACATCGGCTGCGGCGGTTCCGACCTTCAACGCGATCATCAAGCAGGTCATCAAGACCTACCGGGTGACCCCGTCGACGGTCCCCGCACCGGACAACCCGCTCACCTGGTGA
- a CDS encoding polyprenyl synthetase family protein: MPGSTRLVDLIAARIDDAFDGHETALAEIAPDLAPLVTQARGLLAGGKRFRALFCYWGWQSVASIAGDGELAELDGPDTARALPAVVSVAAALELFHAAALVHDDIIDKSDIRRGRPAAHRAFESLHREQGWDGDAAAFGTSTAILLGDLLLGWADELFEDGLAMLDDPEAARAARAEFFTMRTEVTVGQYLDVLEEDSWKSRPDSEALPRAHRVIVYKSAKYSVEAPLAIGGALAGGSLAQLAALREFGLPLGVAFQLRDDMLGVFGDPELTGKPSGDDLREGKRTVLIGLARQKMPPTAVRVLDELLGDPSLDDAQVRMLQNTMRDSGAADQVERIIAHNVRIALESLENAPLSSSARSELSRLADRVTRRDA, translated from the coding sequence GTGCCTGGGAGTACGCGGTTAGTCGACCTGATAGCTGCTCGGATCGACGACGCATTCGACGGTCACGAGACGGCTCTCGCCGAGATCGCGCCCGATCTCGCCCCCCTCGTCACTCAGGCGCGCGGCCTTCTGGCGGGCGGCAAGCGCTTCCGTGCGCTGTTCTGCTACTGGGGCTGGCAGTCCGTCGCGTCGATCGCCGGCGACGGCGAGCTCGCCGAGCTCGACGGGCCCGACACCGCGCGCGCCCTCCCCGCCGTCGTCTCCGTCGCGGCCGCGCTCGAGCTCTTCCACGCTGCCGCACTCGTCCACGACGACATCATCGACAAGTCCGACATCCGCCGCGGCCGGCCCGCTGCGCACCGCGCGTTCGAGTCTCTCCACCGTGAGCAGGGCTGGGACGGCGACGCCGCCGCCTTCGGCACCTCGACCGCGATCCTGCTGGGCGACCTCCTCCTCGGGTGGGCCGACGAGCTCTTCGAGGACGGTCTCGCGATGCTCGACGACCCGGAGGCCGCGCGTGCGGCGCGCGCCGAGTTCTTCACGATGCGCACCGAGGTGACGGTCGGCCAGTACCTCGACGTGCTCGAGGAGGACTCCTGGAAGTCCCGGCCCGACAGCGAGGCCCTCCCCCGCGCCCACCGCGTCATCGTCTACAAGTCGGCCAAGTACAGCGTCGAGGCGCCCCTCGCGATCGGCGGCGCCCTCGCAGGCGGCTCGCTCGCGCAGCTCGCGGCCCTGCGCGAGTTCGGTCTCCCGCTCGGTGTCGCCTTCCAGCTGCGCGACGACATGCTCGGCGTCTTCGGCGACCCGGAGTTGACGGGCAAGCCCTCGGGCGACGACCTGCGCGAGGGCAAGCGCACGGTGCTCATCGGCCTCGCGCGCCAGAAGATGCCCCCCACCGCCGTGCGCGTGCTCGACGAGCTGCTCGGCGACCCCTCGCTCGACGACGCGCAGGTGCGGATGCTCCAGAACACGATGCGCGACAGCGGCGCCGCCGACCAGGTGGAGCGGATCATCGCGCACAACGTGCGGATCGCGCTCGAGTCGCTCGAGAACGCGCCCCTCAGCTCCTCCGCCCGATCGGAGCTCTCGCGGCTCGCGGACCGCGTGACGCGTCGCGACGCATGA
- a CDS encoding DUF3040 domain-containing protein, translating to MPLSEQEQRLLDEMERNLYHSEAEDVATVGSRPGRANGTAIVLAAVGLLVGLGLLVTGVVIRQPLVGLLGFVAMFAGVVLVVAPPLRFTVPSRPRTHR from the coding sequence ATGCCGCTTTCGGAACAGGAGCAGCGCCTCCTCGACGAGATGGAGCGCAACCTCTACCACAGTGAGGCGGAGGACGTCGCGACGGTCGGTTCGCGACCCGGTCGTGCCAACGGGACCGCGATCGTTCTCGCCGCCGTCGGTCTCCTCGTCGGTCTCGGGCTGCTCGTCACGGGCGTCGTCATCCGTCAGCCGCTCGTCGGCCTCCTCGGCTTCGTGGCGATGTTCGCGGGCGTCGTGCTCGTCGTGGCGCCGCCGCTGCGATTCACGGTCCCGTCGCGACCGCGCACGCACCGCTGA
- the murD gene encoding UDP-N-acetylmuramoyl-L-alanine--D-glutamate ligase — protein sequence MGGPLSAPLAELTSWRADWSGLRVAVLGLGVTGFSVADTLVELGADVLVVAARGSEEHRELLSVIGAGFLQHADDAGVPEELLTFGPDLVVVSPGYHPDHPLLMWAADADIPVWGDIELAWRVRDKVLRPDGTPMEWILVTGTNGKTTTTQLTAHMLVEGGLRAAPAGNIGIPVLDAVRDPAGFDVLVVELSSYQLHWSHRNAGGELAPLASVCLNIADDHLDWHGSREAYVAAKGRVYENTRIACVYNLADDATMHLVEDAEVQEGCRAIGFGVGVPSPSALGVIEGILVDRAFLDDRRNSALELTTLEELAAAGLAAPHSVQNVLAASALARAAGVEPDRIRSAIAGFRMDAHRTEVVAVASGVVWMDDSKATNAHAADASLRAAESVVWIAGGLLKGVDPAPLVERHASRLRAAVLIGVDRDALRAAFQRHAPHVRVLEVEQSETGDVMSAAVSAAASVALPGDVVLLAPAAASMDQFTDYADRGRRFAEAVRRHLGEAAHDDDQTPGPTAPGSGPRA from the coding sequence ATGGGCGGTCCGCTGAGCGCGCCGCTCGCGGAGCTGACCAGCTGGCGTGCCGACTGGTCGGGCCTCCGCGTCGCCGTGCTCGGGCTCGGGGTGACCGGGTTCTCGGTCGCCGACACCCTCGTGGAGCTCGGGGCCGACGTCCTCGTCGTCGCGGCGCGCGGCAGCGAGGAGCACCGTGAGCTGCTGAGCGTCATCGGCGCGGGCTTCCTGCAGCACGCCGACGACGCGGGCGTGCCCGAAGAGCTCCTGACGTTCGGGCCCGACCTCGTCGTCGTGTCGCCCGGCTACCACCCCGACCACCCGCTGCTCATGTGGGCGGCGGATGCCGACATCCCCGTGTGGGGCGACATCGAGCTCGCCTGGCGCGTGCGCGACAAGGTGCTGCGACCCGACGGCACGCCCATGGAGTGGATCCTCGTCACGGGCACGAACGGCAAGACGACGACGACCCAGCTGACGGCGCACATGCTCGTCGAGGGCGGCCTCCGCGCGGCGCCCGCGGGCAACATCGGCATCCCCGTGCTCGACGCCGTGCGCGACCCCGCGGGCTTCGACGTGCTCGTCGTCGAGCTCTCGAGCTACCAGCTGCACTGGAGCCACCGCAACGCGGGCGGCGAGCTCGCCCCGCTCGCGAGCGTGTGCCTCAACATCGCCGACGACCACCTCGACTGGCACGGCTCGCGCGAGGCCTACGTCGCGGCGAAGGGCCGCGTCTACGAGAACACGCGCATCGCGTGCGTCTACAACCTCGCCGACGACGCCACGATGCACCTCGTCGAGGACGCCGAGGTGCAGGAGGGATGCCGCGCGATCGGCTTCGGCGTGGGCGTGCCCTCACCGAGCGCGCTCGGCGTCATCGAGGGCATCCTCGTCGACCGCGCCTTCCTCGACGACCGCAGGAACTCGGCGCTCGAACTCACGACCCTCGAGGAGCTCGCGGCGGCGGGACTCGCGGCGCCGCACTCCGTGCAGAACGTGCTCGCGGCATCCGCCCTCGCGCGCGCCGCGGGGGTCGAGCCCGACCGCATCCGCTCGGCGATCGCCGGGTTCCGGATGGATGCGCACCGCACCGAGGTCGTCGCCGTCGCGTCGGGGGTCGTGTGGATGGACGACTCGAAGGCCACCAACGCGCACGCGGCGGATGCGTCGCTCCGGGCCGCGGAGAGCGTCGTGTGGATCGCGGGAGGACTGCTCAAGGGCGTCGACCCGGCGCCGCTCGTCGAGCGCCACGCGTCGCGTCTGCGCGCCGCGGTGCTCATCGGCGTCGACCGCGACGCCCTGCGCGCCGCGTTCCAGCGACACGCGCCCCACGTGCGGGTGCTCGAGGTGGAGCAATCGGAGACTGGGGACGTGATGTCCGCCGCGGTGAGCGCGGCCGCATCCGTCGCCCTGCCGGGCGACGTGGTGCTGCTCGCCCCGGCGGCGGCGTCGATGGATCAGTTCACGGACTACGCGGATCGCGGCAGGCGGTTCGCCGAGGCGGTGCGGAGGCACCTGGGAGAGGCGGCGCATGACGACGACCAGACCCCCGGCCCGACCGCGCCCGGGAGCGGACCCCGCGCCTGA
- the murF gene encoding UDP-N-acetylmuramoyl-tripeptide--D-alanyl-D-alanine ligase, translating into MIPLRLEELAGILDGELVLPPGVAADAIVSGTVETDSRRVTDGSIFFALPGEQTDGHLFAPVAVENGAALVVCREDLGLSVPQLVVADGYAALASLAHEVVTRVRSLGRLKVIGITGSNGKTTTKNLLRAVLEAEGPTVAPQGSFNNHVGAPITMLRIDEGTRYLVAEMGAGAPGDISRLVRIARPDVAVVLKVGLAHAGEFGGIEATEAAKSEMVTDLLPTDVAVLNVDDERVARMAGRTAARVVGFGLSRDAEVRAEDVETSVRGTAFTLVADGERWRVQLRILGEHHVMNALATLTVARELGVDLDRAVAALAGVPRAERWRMELLERGDDVIVINDAYNASPDSTAAALKTLAQLGRDEGRRTVAVLGEMAELGEFAQEEHDRIGRLVVRLDIRQLVVVGQGARHIHAAAGLEGSWDGESMLVPDQDAAYDVLSEQLRPGDIVLVKSSNSAGLRLLGDRLAGVGEQP; encoded by the coding sequence ATGATCCCGCTGCGTCTCGAGGAGCTCGCGGGCATCCTCGACGGTGAGCTCGTGCTCCCGCCGGGCGTCGCGGCGGATGCGATCGTCTCCGGCACGGTCGAGACGGACTCGCGCCGCGTGACCGACGGGTCGATCTTCTTCGCCCTCCCCGGCGAGCAGACCGACGGGCACCTCTTCGCGCCCGTCGCGGTCGAGAACGGCGCGGCGCTCGTCGTCTGCCGCGAGGACCTCGGACTCTCGGTGCCGCAGCTCGTCGTCGCCGACGGCTACGCCGCCCTCGCATCCCTCGCGCACGAGGTCGTCACGCGCGTCCGGTCGCTCGGGCGGCTCAAGGTGATCGGCATCACGGGCTCGAACGGCAAGACGACGACCAAGAACCTGCTGCGCGCCGTGCTCGAGGCCGAGGGCCCGACCGTCGCGCCGCAGGGCTCCTTCAACAACCACGTCGGTGCGCCCATCACGATGCTGCGCATCGACGAGGGCACGCGCTATCTCGTGGCCGAGATGGGCGCCGGCGCCCCCGGCGACATCTCGCGGCTCGTGCGCATCGCACGGCCGGACGTCGCGGTCGTGCTCAAGGTGGGCCTCGCCCACGCGGGCGAGTTCGGTGGCATCGAGGCGACCGAGGCCGCGAAGTCCGAGATGGTCACCGACCTGCTCCCCACGGATGTCGCCGTGCTCAACGTCGACGACGAGCGCGTCGCCCGCATGGCGGGGCGCACGGCCGCCCGCGTCGTGGGCTTCGGCCTCTCGCGGGATGCCGAGGTGCGCGCGGAGGACGTCGAGACGAGCGTGCGCGGCACGGCCTTCACGCTCGTCGCCGACGGCGAGCGCTGGCGCGTGCAGCTGCGCATCCTCGGCGAGCACCACGTCATGAACGCGCTCGCGACGCTCACGGTCGCGCGCGAGCTCGGCGTCGACCTCGACCGCGCCGTCGCCGCCCTCGCGGGCGTGCCCCGCGCCGAGCGCTGGCGCATGGAACTGCTCGAGCGCGGCGACGACGTCATCGTCATCAACGACGCCTACAACGCGAGCCCCGACTCGACGGCCGCCGCCCTCAAGACCCTCGCGCAGCTCGGCCGCGACGAGGGGCGCCGCACGGTCGCCGTCCTCGGCGAGATGGCCGAGCTCGGCGAGTTCGCGCAGGAGGAGCACGACCGCATCGGGCGTCTCGTCGTGCGCCTCGACATCCGCCAGCTCGTCGTCGTCGGCCAGGGCGCCCGCCACATCCACGCCGCCGCGGGCCTCGAGGGGTCGTGGGACGGGGAGTCGATGCTCGTGCCCGACCAGGACGCGGCCTACGATGTGCTGAGTGAGCAGCTGCGTCCCGGTGACATCGTGCTCGTGAAGTCGTCGAACTCCGCGGGACTGCGCCTGCTCGGTGACCGCCTCGCGGGAGTGGGGGAGCAGCCGTGA
- the mraY gene encoding phospho-N-acetylmuramoyl-pentapeptide-transferase: MIVLLTAASFSLVFTLLTTPLWIRLFKRLGWGQFIRDDGPESHHTKRGTPTMGGIVFILGTVLGYIVGHLLWDVPWTGVGALVLGMMVGLGLVGFVDDFLKTRKQRSLGLGGWSKVVGQAIVATVFAVLALNFPDENGLTPASTYISGVRDIPWLDLFTFGPVVGVILFLLWVNIISISASNGVNVSDGLDGLATGASMFAISAYIFIGFWQFNQSCFNPNIDADVLYKCYTVRDPIDLAVVAAAIAGSLVGFLWWNTSPAQLFMGDTGSLALGGALAALAILSRTELLLVLTGGLFIITTGSVILQRAYFKVTKWRFGQGRRIFLMSPLHHHFELKGWAEITVVVRFWLIGALCVAAGVGTFYLEWAVR; encoded by the coding sequence GTGATCGTCCTCCTGACCGCCGCGAGCTTCTCGCTCGTCTTCACGCTCCTCACGACGCCGCTCTGGATCCGGCTCTTCAAGAGGCTCGGCTGGGGCCAGTTCATCCGCGACGACGGTCCGGAGTCGCACCACACGAAGCGCGGCACGCCCACGATGGGCGGCATCGTCTTCATCCTCGGCACCGTGCTCGGCTACATCGTCGGGCACCTCCTGTGGGACGTGCCGTGGACGGGCGTCGGCGCACTCGTGCTCGGGATGATGGTGGGGCTCGGCCTCGTCGGCTTCGTCGACGACTTCCTCAAGACCCGCAAGCAGCGCAGCCTGGGCCTCGGCGGATGGTCGAAGGTCGTCGGCCAGGCGATCGTCGCGACGGTCTTCGCCGTGCTCGCGCTCAACTTCCCCGACGAGAACGGCCTCACGCCCGCCTCGACCTACATCTCGGGCGTGCGCGACATCCCGTGGCTCGACCTCTTCACCTTCGGGCCCGTCGTCGGCGTCATCCTGTTCCTGCTGTGGGTCAACATCATCAGCATCTCGGCGTCGAACGGCGTCAACGTCTCCGACGGTCTCGACGGTCTCGCGACGGGCGCGTCGATGTTCGCGATCTCGGCCTACATCTTCATCGGGTTCTGGCAGTTCAACCAGTCGTGCTTCAACCCCAACATCGACGCCGACGTGCTCTACAAGTGCTACACCGTGCGCGACCCCATCGACCTCGCGGTCGTGGCCGCGGCGATCGCCGGCAGCCTCGTCGGCTTCCTCTGGTGGAACACCTCGCCCGCGCAGCTCTTCATGGGCGACACGGGTTCCCTCGCGCTCGGCGGCGCCCTCGCGGCCCTCGCGATCCTCAGCCGCACGGAACTGCTGCTCGTGCTCACGGGCGGCCTCTTCATCATCACGACCGGCTCCGTCATCCTGCAGAGGGCCTACTTCAAGGTCACGAAGTGGAGATTCGGGCAGGGCAGACGCATCTTCCTCATGAGCCCGCTGCACCATCACTTCGAGCTCAAGGGGTGGGCCGAGATCACGGTCGTCGTGCGCTTCTGGCTCATCGGCGCTCTGTGCGTCGCCGCGGGCGTCGGCACGTTCTACCTGGAATGGGCGGTCCGCTGA
- the mraZ gene encoding division/cell wall cluster transcriptional repressor MraZ, producing MLLGTFAPKLDEKGRIILPAKFMGDFANGVVMTRGQERCIYLFSQREFEELHERARQAPVTGKKGRDFLRLFLSGASEEMPDKQHRVTIPSMLREYAGLGRELVVIGAGNRAEIWDSVAWNSYYEETEAGFAETDEEVIAGLF from the coding sequence ATGCTGCTCGGCACGTTCGCTCCCAAGCTCGACGAGAAAGGGCGGATCATCCTGCCTGCGAAGTTCATGGGCGACTTCGCGAACGGCGTCGTGATGACCCGCGGTCAGGAGCGCTGCATCTACCTCTTCAGCCAGCGGGAGTTCGAAGAGCTCCACGAGCGCGCCCGGCAGGCGCCCGTGACCGGCAAGAAGGGCCGCGACTTCCTGCGCCTGTTCCTGAGCGGCGCATCCGAGGAGATGCCCGACAAGCAGCACCGCGTGACGATCCCGTCGATGCTCCGCGAGTACGCCGGCCTCGGCCGTGAGCTCGTCGTCATCGGCGCGGGCAACCGCGCGGAGATCTGGGATTCCGTCGCCTGGAACTCCTACTACGAGGAGACCGAGGCGGGCTTCGCCGAGACCGACGAGGAGGTGATCGCGGGACTGTTCTGA
- a CDS encoding Mur ligase family protein, producing MSSRIPPILRPEHPTPRPLATLVQEFGLEYRGDLDGVEVTGVTLATGDLHPGDLFVGVPGAKQHGAAYATKAAEGGAVAIVTDEAGAELAAESGLPVVLVPSPRAALGEIAAWVYRTDDDPPLLFATTGTNGKTSTSYLLEAVLRQLGLVTGLSTTAERHIGELSVVSLLTTPEASEMHALLARMREAGVRAVAVEVSAQALSRHRVDGLVFDVAGFTNLSHDHLDDYADMEEYFQAKLPLFTPEHARRGVVCLDTAYGRRVVEGSRIPVTTIATVGHASDEDVASAEWRVDILDETAAYTEFRLTGPDGRELVTREPLIGWHMAANAALAIVMLVEAGFELEAIGAALDADGGIEAYLPGRTERVSGDRGPSVYVDFGHSPDAFENTLAAVRQFTTGRTIMVFGADGDRDTTKRHDMARVAAEGCDILVITDHHPRFEDPESIRKTLLEGAALAQNKPEIHEVSPPEQAIRVAVGLAKEGDSILWAGPGHQDYRDIQGVRTPYSAREEARAALREAGWA from the coding sequence GTGAGCTCACGGATCCCTCCGATCCTCCGCCCCGAGCACCCCACCCCGCGACCGCTCGCGACCCTCGTCCAGGAGTTCGGGCTCGAGTACCGAGGCGACCTGGACGGCGTCGAGGTCACGGGTGTGACCCTCGCGACGGGCGACCTGCATCCGGGTGACCTGTTCGTCGGCGTGCCGGGCGCGAAGCAGCACGGCGCGGCCTACGCGACCAAGGCCGCCGAGGGCGGCGCGGTCGCGATCGTGACAGACGAGGCCGGTGCCGAGCTCGCCGCCGAGAGCGGACTCCCCGTCGTGCTCGTGCCGTCGCCCCGCGCGGCGCTCGGCGAGATCGCGGCGTGGGTCTACCGCACCGACGACGACCCACCGCTCCTGTTCGCGACGACGGGCACCAACGGCAAGACCTCGACGAGCTACCTGCTCGAGGCCGTCCTCCGCCAGCTCGGTCTCGTGACGGGCCTCTCGACGACGGCCGAGCGCCACATCGGCGAGCTCTCGGTCGTGAGCCTCCTCACGACGCCCGAGGCGAGCGAGATGCACGCCCTGCTCGCCCGGATGCGCGAGGCCGGCGTCCGCGCGGTCGCCGTCGAGGTGAGCGCTCAGGCCCTCTCGCGGCACCGCGTCGACGGCCTCGTGTTCGACGTCGCGGGCTTCACGAATCTCAGCCACGACCACCTCGACGACTACGCCGACATGGAGGAGTACTTCCAGGCGAAGCTCCCGCTCTTCACGCCCGAACACGCGCGCCGCGGCGTCGTGTGCCTCGATACCGCGTACGGACGCCGCGTGGTCGAGGGGTCGCGCATCCCCGTCACGACGATCGCGACGGTCGGCCACGCGAGCGACGAGGACGTCGCATCCGCCGAGTGGCGCGTCGACATCCTCGACGAGACCGCCGCGTACACCGAGTTCCGGCTCACGGGCCCCGACGGGCGCGAGCTCGTCACGCGCGAGCCGCTCATCGGCTGGCACATGGCGGCCAACGCGGCCCTCGCGATCGTCATGCTCGTGGAGGCGGGCTTCGAGCTCGAGGCGATCGGCGCCGCGCTCGACGCCGACGGCGGCATCGAGGCCTACCTCCCCGGCCGCACCGAGCGGGTGTCGGGCGACCGCGGTCCGAGCGTCTACGTCGACTTCGGTCACAGCCCCGACGCCTTCGAGAACACCCTCGCGGCCGTGCGGCAATTCACGACAGGTCGCACGATCATGGTGTTCGGCGCCGACGGAGACCGCGACACCACGAAGCGGCACGACATGGCGCGCGTCGCCGCCGAGGGGTGCGACATCCTCGTCATCACCGACCACCACCCGCGCTTCGAGGACCCGGAGTCGATCCGCAAGACGCTCCTCGAGGGTGCGGCGCTCGCCCAGAACAAGCCGGAGATCCACGAGGTCAGCCCGCCCGAGCAGGCCATCCGCGTCGCGGTCGGCCTCGCGAAGGAGGGGGACTCGATCCTCTGGGCGGGCCCCGGCCACCAGGACTACCGCGACATCCAGGGCGTCCGCACCCCGTACTCGGCGCGCGAGGAGGCTCGCGCCGCCCTCCGCGAGGCGGGCTGGGCATGA